A genomic stretch from Vibrio algarum includes:
- a CDS encoding phosphoglycerate dehydrogenase: MKKVFVSTHPFSSTSPDPMRLLKYNEFEVRLNPFEHKISTQELAQHIEDTEILIAGTEIITEEVLQNAPNLKLISRVGIGLDGIDFDLCKRYGIRVAYTPDAPTMAVAELNLGMILDIARKISHTDSNIRKGIWQRHMGTLLYGKTIGIFGMGRIGKSLVHLLSPFNVNILVHDIEPDIALGRLHRVKFVEKVDVLKYSDIISINVPLKKDTIDFITAKEFDLMQPHTLLVNTARGGIINESDLYQALKNNKIAGAAVDVFEEEPYKGNLTELSNCVLTCHMGASTVDSRTNMEVEAVEEAIRFRNNQPLKNEVYENA, encoded by the coding sequence GTGAAAAAGGTATTTGTATCTACACATCCATTTTCTTCGACATCGCCTGATCCGATGCGTTTGTTGAAGTATAACGAATTTGAAGTACGCTTAAATCCATTTGAACACAAGATCTCTACACAAGAACTTGCTCAGCATATCGAAGATACAGAGATTCTTATTGCTGGTACAGAGATAATTACTGAAGAAGTACTTCAAAATGCACCTAACTTGAAGTTGATCTCGCGAGTCGGTATTGGCTTAGATGGTATTGACTTTGATCTATGCAAAAGGTATGGGATTCGAGTTGCTTATACACCAGATGCACCAACAATGGCAGTGGCTGAGCTTAACTTAGGCATGATTTTGGATATTGCGAGAAAAATTTCTCATACAGATAGCAATATTCGGAAAGGTATATGGCAAAGGCATATGGGGACTCTCCTCTATGGTAAAACAATTGGTATATTTGGGATGGGGCGAATTGGCAAGAGTCTCGTTCATCTATTATCACCGTTTAATGTTAATATTTTAGTGCATGATATAGAACCTGATATAGCTTTGGGAAGATTGCATAGGGTTAAATTTGTAGAAAAGGTAGATGTGCTCAAATACAGCGATATTATCTCCATAAATGTTCCATTGAAAAAAGACACAATTGATTTTATCACAGCTAAAGAATTTGATCTGATGCAACCACATACGCTTTTAGTTAATACTGCTCGTGGCGGGATTATTAATGAATCAGATCTATATCAGGCACTAAAAAACAACAAGATAGCAGGTGCAGCTGTTGATGTATTTGAAGAAGAGCCATATAAAGGGAATTTGACTGAGCTTAGCAATTGTGTTTTGACTTGCCATATGGGAGCAAGTACTGTTGATAGCCGCACGAATATGGAAGTTGAAGCTGTTGAAGAAGCGATTAGATTTAGAAATAATCAACCTCTAAAAAATGAAGTTTATGAAAATGCGTAA
- a CDS encoding acylneuraminate cytidylyltransferase family protein has product MKVKALLPMKGNSERVPNKNMRDFDGAPLYHAIMKALLGSKYVEKVIINTDSEIIKQDAEKHFGDRVIVIDRPEGIQGDFVSMNNIIDYDLAHLDGEHFVQTHSTNPLVRSATIDAAIEQYFSKLEQFDSLFSVTRLQTRLYDENAKPINHNPHELLRTQDLTPLYEENSNFYIFSKQAFADSDNKRIGLKPQIFEVNQLEAVDIDEPEDFKLAELLYIHKDKL; this is encoded by the coding sequence ATGAAAGTAAAAGCTTTACTACCAATGAAAGGCAACTCCGAGCGAGTTCCAAATAAAAACATGAGAGACTTTGATGGAGCTCCACTCTATCATGCTATTATGAAGGCATTGCTAGGTTCAAAATATGTAGAAAAAGTCATTATCAATACAGATAGCGAGATTATTAAGCAAGATGCGGAAAAACACTTTGGTGATAGAGTTATTGTTATTGATCGTCCTGAAGGAATCCAAGGTGATTTTGTTTCAATGAACAACATCATTGACTATGATCTCGCACATTTAGATGGGGAGCACTTTGTCCAAACTCATAGTACTAATCCATTGGTTCGTTCAGCAACAATCGATGCAGCGATTGAGCAGTACTTTTCAAAACTTGAACAGTTTGACTCTCTATTCTCAGTAACGCGTTTACAGACTAGGCTTTATGACGAAAACGCTAAGCCTATTAACCACAATCCGCATGAACTGTTAAGAACTCAAGATCTAACTCCTTTATACGAAGAAAACTCCAATTTCTACATTTTTTCTAAGCAAGCATTCGCAGACTCTGACAACAAACGAATTGGCTTGAAACCACAAATATTTGAAGTAAATCAGTTAGAAGCTGTGGATATTGATGAGCCAGAAGACTTCAAACTGGCAGAATTATTATACATTCACAAGGATAAGTTATGA
- a CDS encoding HpcH/HpaI aldolase family protein yields MSLKSKLKNNELTVGSWVTISHPAVVEVLASAGFEWLVIDIEHTTIGLEKVQHLITVIQAKGMKALVRVSKNEEVVIKRVLDAGADGIVVPMVKTKEDAVEAISYAKYPPIGARGVGLYRAQNYGLDFANYQNWVNDELIIIAQIEHFQAVENIEDIIKTDGIDGVIIGPYDLSASMGAPGEYDRKDVQEAIQKVLCVCEENKVPSGFHVIESEPTKFIERANQGCTFLAYSLDFFFLGDSARTGMKKIREALK; encoded by the coding sequence ATGAGCCTGAAAAGTAAGTTAAAGAACAATGAGTTAACTGTTGGCTCTTGGGTCACAATTTCACATCCCGCTGTAGTGGAGGTTTTGGCAAGCGCTGGGTTTGAATGGTTAGTGATCGATATAGAACACACAACAATTGGTCTTGAAAAAGTACAACATCTAATAACTGTAATTCAAGCTAAAGGCATGAAGGCTTTAGTGCGTGTGAGTAAGAATGAAGAAGTTGTTATTAAAAGGGTACTGGACGCCGGTGCAGATGGTATTGTTGTTCCGATGGTTAAGACGAAGGAAGATGCGGTAGAAGCTATTTCATATGCTAAATACCCACCTATTGGTGCTAGAGGTGTCGGACTTTACCGAGCTCAAAATTATGGATTAGATTTTGCAAACTATCAAAATTGGGTGAACGATGAGCTCATTATTATCGCTCAAATTGAGCACTTTCAAGCTGTAGAAAACATTGAAGATATCATCAAAACAGATGGTATTGACGGCGTAATTATTGGCCCTTATGATTTGTCTGCTTCTATGGGGGCCCCTGGTGAGTACGATCGTAAGGATGTACAAGAAGCAATTCAAAAAGTCTTATGTGTCTGCGAAGAAAATAAAGTCCCATCAGGATTTCACGTAATTGAATCGGAGCCAACGAAATTTATCGAACGAGCTAACCAGGGTTGTACCTTTTTAGCATACAGCTTAGATTTTTTCTTTTTGGGCGATAGTGCAAGAACAGGAATGAAAAAAATCAGAGAGGCTTTGAAGTGA